The Kluyveromyces marxianus DMKU3-1042 DNA, complete genome, chromosome 7 DNA segment atatacatacatatttCAATTATTCTGGCAAGAATTTAGGGCTCTGTTGTCAGTGAAAACAGAACGCATGTACTTTATACGTGTCCCACCTGGGATGCGGGGTCCTACGAGGTCGCAAGCCAGCATTGGGAGACAATGATCACTCCTCACAGAATGAAgatgtatatatttgtataATAATCTTTATTCCTTTAAATtacaaataataatataggATATAGACAAACCCATGAATTTTCAATGGGAGAATTTAACGGTACTTGTAGAAACCGATGTCGTTAGCCTTTTCTCTGAAAGATTGACGATCAATGTTCAAACCGTACTTTCTGATCAAACCAGAGTGGGAGCCGGAAATACGACATTGACGAGAACCCTTACCGAACTTTCTTGGGTGGGAGTACCAAACGTTTTCGTGAGCCATTTTCTGTTAAGAAGTATTATATAACTGTTAGTAAATGTTGTTCTGTTGCGAACACACCTGGGAATACGTTCACGAAGCTTCCAAATATAATTAGAATGCTTCTTAAACGCATATCCATGGGGCTATTCTGATTTATTGGGAACGTTAATGCTTCTATAATTTTATCGATACTGCATACACTCCGCAGGATATTAAACATTGTCTCTTATCATCTCTCCATTTACAACCATATAAAAGTTTCACAGTTTTTAAGGACTATCTTGTTATTGAATCGAATCGTACCCGTTTCAGTTGCTTATCACGGAATAATTACCCATGGTGACAAATGGTCATATAGCTGTACCACAAACAAATATTATCACGTTGTTATATCCATTCACTATATATCATCcattattctcttttagtGTTTTCGACTCGATGGGATATTTCCTCTTTTCATTTGCTCTTATAATATCAATCTCATTTATTTGTTCATTTAACGCCCATTATCATTCACCCCAATCACACCTTCACA contains these protein-coding regions:
- the RPS29 gene encoding 40S ribosomal protein uS14, whose protein sequence is MDMRLRSILIIFGSFVNKMAHENVWYSHPRKFGKGSRQCRISGSHSGLIRKYGLNIDRQSFREKANDIGFYKYR